Proteins from one Malaya genurostris strain Urasoe2022 chromosome 2, Malgen_1.1, whole genome shotgun sequence genomic window:
- the LOC131430587 gene encoding uncharacterized protein LOC131430587, translating into MLTTAAVLSTANSLLVTPVEQDGVFLDHIGTTFMKRGIWRTNINTSISPNEDRELIEGIRCNMSATRKRMTKDIKKENMNRILSVFDKLCSDAISEIDYERTRSRRSKGIFGFLWSFLFGENDIETELKAMRMHDNEKIHQLSESLVQLNGKTTEMGNTLNDQFYGLMKETNHLKQKYALGETEYLESRLIEIIMLSRETIDAVLHKYKRMRSYPLSTEELTATFDNISSTLPAGLTVLRQSSLVKYETQQINGTIVIAMYTVVVSKTVYEMFRIIPVPHMENHAIIDIGKPRILIDHNGEYFYPTTEPVRMNQTHFIAEPSPVHKELDCVSGLVAHKLSKSRCNITHLSPPYAEMISLTDENQVLYFASDTTSIIIHCKNSIISPPYKVAVVKLDFDCKIQNNKSVIYGFVNREERRTNLFFKERIQINFNLEKNETALAELNKPANPFDNKIFTITTDDYKEQDIGEPIIEYVLVGVGLLGIMYVVVYIYLRVKKCNTTRNSRRPAECLFPLPRNTAESSL; encoded by the coding sequence ATGTTAACTACAGCAGCAGTTCTCAGCACGGCGAATTCCTTATTAGTAACACCGGTCGAGCAAGATGGGGTATTTCTCGACCACATAGGAACTACTTTTATGAAACGGGGCATATGGCGGACGAATATAAATACGTCGATATCGCCGAATGAAGACCGGGAATTGATCGAAGGCATAAGATGTAATATGTCAGCAACAAGGAAGCGCATGACCAAGgacataaaaaaagaaaatatgaatAGAATTTTGAGCGTCTTCGACAAATTATGCTCGGAtgcaatttccgaaattgattaTGAGCGAACAAGATCTCGACGCTCAAAAGGGATATTTGGATTCTTGTGGAGCTTCCTATTCGGTGAAAATGACATCGAAACTGAACTAAAAGCAATGAGAATGCACgacaatgaaaaaatacatcAGTTATCTGAGTCGTTAGTTCAATTAAATGGAAAGACCACTGAGATGGGAAATACCTTAAACGATCAATTCTACGGTCTGATGAAGGAAACAAACCACCTGAAGCAAAAGTACGCCCTAGGTGAAACGGAGTACTTGGAAAGTCGTTTGATCGAGATAATCATGCTTTCTCGAGAGACTATTGACGCAGTGCTTCACAAGTACAAAAGGATGAGATCATATCCACTTTCGACGGAAGAACTTACCGCAACGTTCGACAACATCTCGTCAACATTGCCAGCAGGACTAACAGTTCTTCGACAATCCTCATTGGTAAAATATGAAACGCAGCAGATCAATGGGACTATCGTAATCGCAATGTACACTGTAGTTGTCAGCAAAACAGTGTACGAAATGTTTCGAATTATTCCTGTACCtcatatggaaaatcatgccatCATTGATATAGGAAAACCACGCATACTGATTGACCATAACGGGGAATATTTCTACCCAACTACGGAACCAGTACGGATGAACCAAACTCATTTTATCGCGGAACCTAGCCCGGTTCATAAGGAGCTTGACTGCGTATCTGGACTAGTGGCACACAAACTTTCGAAAAGCCGCTGCAATATTACGCACCTGTCGCCACCATACGCCGAGATGATTTCACTCACGGATGAGAACCAGGTGCTTTACTTCGCCAGCGACACAACTAGTATTATAATTCACTGCAAGAATTCTATTATATCGCCACCATACAAGGTGGCTGTAGTTAAATTAGATTTCGATtgtaaaatccaaaataataagAGTGTTATATATGGATTCGTGAATAGGGAAGAAAGGCGGACAAACTTATTCTTTAAAGAAAGAATTCAGATTAATTTCAATTTAGAGAAGAATGAAACGGCATTAGCAGAATTAAATAAGCCTGCGAATCCATTTgacaacaaaattttcactaTAACAACGGATGATTATAAGGAACAAGATATAGGTGAACCCATTATTGAATATGTATTAGTGGGTGTAGGATTGTTAGGTATTATGTATGTGGTAGTATATATTTATCTACGAgttaaaaaatgtaatacaacaCGAAATTCCAGAAGACCGGCGGAGTGTTTGTTTCCACTTCCGCGAAATACAGCTGAAAGctcgttataa